In Haloarcula limicola, the genomic stretch CCGTTTCGCTTCGAGGGCCGCGCTCCCTGCACCCTCACCGGTCGCGCGCCCCTCGCTACCGCCTCTTCGACAACTCCGCGCGCAAGTCCTCGACGTCCATCCCCTTCATCGAGAGCAGGACGAGCAGGTGATAGACGATGTCGGCGGACTCGTGGGCGAGTTCCTCGCGGTCGTCGTCTTTCGCCGCGAGAATCAGCTCGGTGGTCTCCTCGCCGAGCTTCTCCAAGACGGCGTTCTCGCCTTTCTCGTGGGTAAACAGCGACGTGGTGTAGGAGTCCTCGGGGAGGTTCTCCTTGCGGTCCTCGATGACCGCGAACAGGTCGTCGATGACGTCGTCGGCGTCGTCCATACCGGGCGGTCGGCGGGGGACCTATTCAGGCCGTCGAAGCGCTACGTCTCCACGCTGTCGAAGAAGGCGAGGTCGTGGATGCGCGGGTCCTCGGTCAGTTCCGGGTGGAACGACGTGCCGACGACGGGACCGTCACGGACCGCAACGGGGCGGTCGTCCCACGTCGCCAGCACCTCCACGTCGTCGCCGACGTAGTCGATGACGGGCGCGCGGATGAACACCGCCGGGAACGGGTCATCGAGACCGGTCACGGAGAGCGGGGCCTCGAAGCTATCCTTCTGTCGGCCGAAGGCGTTGCGCTCGACGGAGACGTCGAGGACGTTCAGCGTCTCCACGCGGTCGTCGTGGGCGTCGCTGGCGGCGACGATGAGGCCGGCACACGTCGCCAGCACCGGTTTCCCGGCCTCGACGTGAGCCGCGATCTCGCGGTCGATACCCTCCCGGTGGACGAGTCGCGAGATGGTGGTCGACTCGCCGCCGGGCATGAGGAGCGCGTCGCAGTCGGGGACGACCCCCGCTTCGCGTATCTCGACGACCTCCGCCGTCTCGCCGTGGGCCGTCGCCACCCGTTCGATCGCGTCGGCGTGTTCGGAGACGTCGCCCTGCACGGCGAGGACGCCTGCCCGTAGAGTCATGGTCGCCGGTACGCCGGGAACCGTCAAAACACTCTCGCCTCGGTGAGCGCACCGTTCCGGGACGACACCGCGAGCCAAACCGTTAGGTGCTGGGCAGCCCAGAACGAAGTATGGGAAAGCGACGGGACCCGGTCGCGTCGAACGCGGACCGGTCGACGGACCTCTACGAGATCGCCGACTGGGAGGTGCGGTCCCGGCTAGACCGCTTCGCCCACTGGCTCTATCACACGGGCATCTGGGCGCTCCGTGGAATGGTGATCCTCATCGCCCTCGTCATCCTGGTGCTGCAGGTCGCGTTCGGCAGCCTCGGCGCGCTCGGCGTCCAGCCGCTGTTCGCCGGTCTCGCGGCGCTTTCGGCGGTTCCCGCGCTGCTGCTGGCCCTCTACATCTGGCGCGCCGACGTGACCTCCTCCGAACCGCTGACGCTGTTGGTGGGGACCTTCCTGCTGGGCGTGCTGTTCGCCGGCTTCGCCGGGCTGTTGAACGTGACGCTCGGCGACCCGGTGCAGTCGATCGGCTCCGGGTTCGGGCTGTTCGAACCCGCGGGCCTGTTCTTCTTCTTCTATCTCGTCGTCGGCCCCGTCGAGGAGAGCGTGAAGCTGCTCGCGGTGCGACTCTACCCCTACCGGGACGACCGCTTCGACGCCGTCATCGACGGCGCGGTGTACGGTGCCGCCGCCGGACTGGGTTTCGCCACCATCGAGAACGCGCTGTACATCGTCCAGAACACCGAGACGGTCAACGGGACGATACAGGCGATAAACGCCGGCAGCGACATCGCGGCCGTGCGGGCGCTGGCCGGGCCGGGCCACGTCATCTACTCGGCGTTCGCGGGTTACTACCTCGGGTTGGCGAAGTTCAACCCCGACGACGCCGGCCCCATCATCCTGAAGGGGCTGCTCATCGCCACGCTCATCCACGCCACGTACAACGCGCTGTCGGGTCCCGTGACGGTGGTTCTCTCCGAGTTTTACGGCGTCAGTCAGTTCACCGCCTTCCTCGGATTCGTCGTCGTCTACGACGCGCTGTTCGGCCTGCTCCTGTTTCGGAAACTCAACGCCTATCGGCGAGCATATCAGCAGGCACATCAGGTGACCGACAGCTCGCCAGACGAGATCGAACAGGCCGAGTTCGAACCCTAGTGGAGCTGTTCGACGTACTTCGCTATCACATCGACTTCGAGGTGAACCGGGTCGCCGACCGACTTCTCCGAGAGCGTCGTCTCCTCGTAGGTCGTCGGGATGATCGCCACGTCGAAGCGGTCGTCGCGACGAGCGGCGACGGTGAGGCTGATGCCGTCGACCGTGATCGATCCCTTCTCGACGAGGTAGTCCCGCTGCGCGTCGGGAAGCGAGAAGGAGAACGTCCAGTCGCCTCTCTCCCGTTCGATGCCGACGATCTCCGCGGTAGCGTCGACGTGGCCCTGCACGATGTGGCCGTCGAAGCGGCCGTCGGCGGGCATCGCCCGTTCGAGGTTGACGGTCGCCCCCTCGGTCAGTCGGTCGAAGAAGGTCCGGTCGAGCGTCTCGCGGGCGAGGAACACCTCGAACCACTCCCCGTCGGCGAACGCCTCGACGGTGAGACACGCGCCGCTGACGCTTATCGACTGGCCGGCTTCGAGGTCGGAGAAGGGCGCGCCGATGCGGACCCGCCGACCGTCCTCGTCGTCTACGACTTCCCGTACCTCGCCGGTCGCCTCGACGATCCCGGTGAACATACCGATCGCTTGGCGACTGGCGTGGAAAGCGCTTCGCCTCGCGGCGCGTCGGGCTGAACGAGGCTGCCGCCGCGACACTTACTCGAAACCGAGTAATATATTTACAACCCTAGTCACAAGGAATTTATTGTCGACGGCCCTACTGCGTGGTATGCCAGAGATGGCTTCCCCGAAGGGCGACGACGGCGACTGGACGACCAGACACGCGCGGACGCGTCCCCGCGAGAAGCGGCCAGTCGCCGACTACGACCCCGAAGACGGCTGGGACGTCCGCCACGCCGAGACGGACCGCGACTAGCGCTGTAGCACTTCGACGCCGACGAGCTCCGCGCCGGTGAGCGCGCGGATGTACGCGCCGCCGGCGATGGAGACGTGTCCGAACTCGTCTTCTTCCATCCCGTACATCTCGATGGCGCGAGAGGTGTCGCCGCCGCCGACCACCGAGAAGCAGTCGGTCTCCGCGATGGCTTCGAGGACGCCCGCCGTCCCCACGGAGAAGCGCTCGTCCTCGAACATGCCGAGCGCGCCCTTCACGAAGACGGCCTCCGACTCGCGGATTGTCGGCGAGTACTCCATGACCGTCTCGCTGCCAACGTCGAGGTACGAGACCGTCTTCTCGTCGATGTCGTCGACCGACTGCTCGGCGCGGCTCCCGTCGTCGTCCTCGTAGGCCAGGTCGACCGCGAGCGTGATCTGGTCGCGGTGGTCTTCGAGCATCGACTCGATCTTCTCGCTGTTCTGTTCCCACTGCTCGTCGTAGAGGTTCGCGTCGTCGATGTCGTAGCCGACGGGGTAGCCCGCCGCCCGCAGGAACAGCTCCCCGGCGATGCCGCCCAGCAGGAAGTCGTCGACCTTCTCGTCCAAGTGGGTCATCACGTCGATAACGTCGGTGGCCTTCGTCCCGCCGACGACCATCGTCACCTGCCCGTCGAACTCCTTCTCGGCGATGGCGGTGTTGGCCTCGTACTCGGTCTCCATGACCCGGCCCGCGTAGGCGTCCATGACCAGCGGAAAGCCCACGAGCGAGGCGTGCGAGCGATGCGCCGCCGAGTAGGCGTCGTTGACGTAGGCGTCGAACTCGTCCTTGAGCGTCTGGACGAATTCGGTCTCGGCCTTGACCTCGGGCTCTTCCTCGGGGAGTTCCTCGTCGCACATTCGCGTGTTCTCCAAGACGAGGACGTCGCCGCCGTCGAGTTCGCCGATGGCGGAAAGGGCGTCCTCGCCGAAGGTGTCGGCGACGAAGTCGACCGGGCTGTCGACGTGCGATTCGAGGATGTCAGCGTGCTGGGAGAGCGAGACGAAGTCGTCCCGGCCGGGCCGGCCCTGGTGGGCCAGTACCGCGACCTCGAAGTCTCGGTCGACGAGTTCGCTGATCGTCTCGGCGTGGCGGTCGAACCGCCGGTTGTCCTGTACCTCGCCGTCCTCGACGGGTGAGTTGAGGTCGAGTCGCACGAGGACGCGCTGCCCGTCCTCGAGGTCGTCGAGCGTCTGGAAGGTCATCACGCGAACCCACACCCGCCCCGTGCTTAGGCGTTTCCGAGTCCGCCGAAAGCGCGTCGAGATACCGCCGACAGCCGCGGCTCGGCGAGCCGAGAAATCGAAGGAGAGACGAACGGCGAGAGCGGAGCGACCAGTCTACTGCTCGGTGATGTGCTGTGCGACGTCGAGCATCCGGCTCGAGAAGCCGTACTCGTTGTCGTACCACGTCAGGATCTTCGTCATCCCGTTGACGACGTTCGTCGACTGGAGGTCGACCTGCGAGGAGTAGGGGTCGCCGAGGATGTCGGAGGAGACGACGTCCTCGGTCGTGACGCCCAGCACGCCCTCGAGGTCGCCTTCGGCGGCCTCTTCGAAGGCGGCGTTGACGTCGCTCTCGGTGACCTCCTCGTTCAGGTCCACGACGAACTCCGTGATGGAGCCGTTCGGGACCGGGACGCGAATGGCCATCCCGTCGAGTTTGCCCTCGAGGTCGGGCAGGACCTCGGTGGCGGCCTGTGCGGCCCCGGTCGAGGTCGGGATGATGTTCTCGGCCGCGGCGCGGCGGCGGCGGGGCTTGCTGTTGGGGCCGTCCATGAGGTTCTGGGACCCGGTGTAGGCGTGGACGGTCGTCAGCTGTCCCGACTCGATGCCGAACTCGTCGTCGAGCACCTTCGCGACCGGCGTGATGGAGTTCGTCGTACAGGAGGCGTTCGAGACGACGTCCTCGCCGTCGTACTCGTCCTCGTTGACGCCGTAGACGATCTGCTTGACGTGCTCGTCGCCCTTCGGTGGCGCGGAGATGAGCACCTTGTCGGCACCCGCTTCGAGGTGCTGGCTCGCGTCCTCTTTCGTCCGGAAGATGCCCGTCGCCTCGAACGCGACGTCGACGTCTAGGTCCTCCCAGGGGAGCTCCGTCGGGTCGGTCTCGTGGAAGATGCCCGCCTCGAAGTCGGTGCCCTCGACGCTGAGGACGCCGTCCTCGACGTTCGCACCCGGGAGATTGCCCATGACGGTGTCGTACTGGGCGAAGTAGTCGATCTCGTCGTCGTCCATGACGTCGTTGATGCCGACGATCTCGACGTCGTCGTTCTCCAGCGAAGCACGGAATACGTTACGGCCGATGCGGCCGAAGCCGTTGAGGCCGACGCGGACTGGGTCACTCATACCGGCTAGTAAAGCGCCTGTTCGGAGTAAAGGGTTTTCGGAATTGTTCCGGGATGTGTTTGTTTGTGTTCGTTACGTTTCGAACGAATGTCTATGATAGATACGCCACCGCGCGTCCGGGCGAGATAGATCAGATGAATCAGATGAGTCCGACAGAAGGCTTTTGAGAGATACGACCGAATGGCCCTATAGTAATGAGACGGGACGACGACGACCCCTTCGACGAGTTCTTCCGCGAGATAGAGCGGATGATGGACGAGATGATGGGTGCCGAAGGGGACGTTCACATCGACCGAGACGGTGCGACGGGGGGCAGCGACCTACACGTAGACGTCCACGAGACCGACGAGGAGATCCGCGTCGTCGCCGACATCCCGGGCATCGAGAAGGAGGCGATCGACCTCAAGTGCGACGGCAACGTCCTCACCATCGATGCCGACAGCCACCAGCGGGAGTACCACGAGCGGCTCACGCTCCCCAGTGCAGTCGACGAACACTCCGCGTCGGCCACCTACAACAACGGCATCCTCGAAGTCACCTTCGACCGCGAAGAGGACTCGGCCGACATCGAACTGTAGCCGCGCTTTACCGAACCGCCTGTCGATTTCTGCTACGCCGTCGCTGTCGCGCGAATCAGCTCCGCCAGTCGGTCCCAAAATCCCTCCTCGTACTTCGTCGCGCTGTCGATGGTCGGCCGGGCGTTCGTCTCGTTGACGACGGCGCGGTCGTCGGTCACGAGCAGATCCACGCCGAGATACGAGATGTCGAGCACGTCCGCCGCGCGTTCGCTCAATTCGCGCAGCGGGTCGGGTAGTTCGACTCCCTCGGCGTCGGCCCCGCGGTGGACGTTGTGCTTCCAGCGCCCGCCCGCGCGGGCGTCGGCGGAGAGTCGTCGTTCGACGGCCCCGACGTACTCGCCGTCGACGATCATCGCTCGGTAGTCGCGCGCGTCGGGGAGATACTCCTGGACGAGAAACGACTGGTCGCCGGTCGCCCGGTAGTCGTGGACCAGGTCGAGGTAGTCGGCGATACCCAGGAAGGAATCGAGGTCGTGCGCCGTCGTGACGCCCACGCCGCGGGTCGTGGAGTTGGGCTTGACGACTACTGGCGGGTCGAACTGTTCGAAGGCGGCGACGAGGGCGGCCTCGTCGGCGGGGTTCGAGACGAGCACCGTCTCCGGGACTGGAACGTCGGCCCGGCCGAGTCGCGTCAGCACGTCCGCTTTGTTGCGCGAGCGCAGGATCGCCTCGCGGTCGTTGACCCACGGCACGCCGAGCATCGCGTCGGCGACGGCCCCCTCCATGATGCGAGAGGGATAGACGAACCCCACGTCGTAGGCCGCGAACGGCGACGTGGAGAGCGGCAGCGACCGCTCGCTGACGTCGACGTGGCCGACGGCGATATCGCGGGCCGCCAGCGGCTCTCGCATCCGCTCGAACGTCTCCTCTCGCGTCGTGACGGCCAGATCCAGCATCACCGCTCGCTTCGTGCGGTCGCTACAAATACTCCCGGTCGCCGGAGACGGCCGTTACTCCGCTTTGCCGCGGCCGCGTCGGCGTTTCAGCAGCCACAGCACGATGACCGCGCCCTCCAGCCGCGCGACCGAGTACACCCACGGCCGCAGTTCCACGTCGTCGTCCTTCGACGCCAGCCCCATCCAGAAGTCCACCATCTGCTTGGGAGCGAGCAGTTCCACCAGCCCGATGACGAGCAGTAGCAGTCGGAACGCCATACTCGACGGTAGGACGTGTTAATTCAATAGTATTTCGGCGGTCGCGGTATCGCACTGACCGCGGTGGCCGAGCGCGCGTTTCATCGCGCGCCACGGGGAAGGGCAGGCTGACCTGGGAAGCGTACCGCGCCGAGCGAAGCGAGGCGCGGTTTCACCGTCAGAGCGAAGCTCTGACGAGCCTGCTGTCGCTGCGCTCCAACCGACACCGAACTCGCGGCATCGCCGCGAGTTCGGCCTTTTTGGTCCAGGTTTTTCAAGGAGGGTTCCCGCAGCGCCGCGAAGCGGCGCGAGGAAACCCGACGCAGAAAAAAGTGGTTAGGAAACCAGCTGTTCCGCGCCGCGCTCGACCTTGATGCGACAGGACGGCGTGATCTTGTTGTAGGCGCGACGGAACGCCTCCTTGACGTGTTCGGCGTCCTCGACGTGGCAGTAGGCGGTGAACAGCTGCTCGCCGGCCTGCACGCGAGCGGCGGTGCCGACGATCTTCCCGAAGGCGGCGCGCATCCCGTCTGAGACACGGTCGGCCCCGGCACCGGTCGCCTGCTTGTTCTCGCGCAGGACCTGGTGGGGGAACTTCCGCAGCGTCATCTTGTAGTCGCCGTCCTCGCCGAGTTCCTTGATGAGGTGGCGGTTGGCCGACAGGCGCGAGGCCTCGAGCGAGCCGTGGCGGAGCTGAACCGACTCCTCGACGATGAGGCTGATCTGGACGGGGTAGTCGTCCGTGTCGGTCTGCTTCTGGCCCATCTCGTGCTGTGCGATCTTCGAACCGGGGATGCCCGTGATGTACTCGCGTCGGGTGTACGCGGGCTTGTCGATGTCCCGGTACATCGAGGCAGGTTTGTCCGACATAGGTACTCTTGGCGAATACGAGGCCGAGCGACGGGATAAGAGCTTCGAAGGCCGACCGCGGTGTGACGGGTAGTCGCACGGCCGGGGCGCCGCCGCGCCGCCGGCGCGGTGACACGGATGTTACCTCGCTGGGGTGTTTATGCGGGTCGAGCGGCTATCGGAAGATACCATGAACATGCTCGTCGACGGCGAGTGGCAGACCGACGCCTACGAGAGTACGAACGACGACGGTGAGTTCGACCGGCAGGAGACGACGTTCCGGGACCGTATCGAAGACGACCCCGACGCGCGGTTCCAACCCGAAGCCGGACGGTACCACCTCTACGTCTCCTACGCCTGCCCGTGGGCACACCGAACGCTGCTCGTGCGCAGGCTGAAGGGACTGGAGGACGCCATCAGCGTCGACGTCGTGGACCCCTACCGCGACGAGGACGGTTGGCAGTTCACGCCCGAGAAGGAGGGGTGCACCGAGGATTCGCTGTACGGATCGGACTACCTCCGGGAGCTGTACGTGAGAGCCGACGACGACGTGACCTGTCGCGTGACGGTGCCCGTCCTCTGGGACAAACAGGAGGAGACCATCGTCAACAACGAGTCCGAGGAGATCCTACGGATGCTCGACACCGAGTTCGATTCGGTGGCGGAAACCGACGCGGACCTCTACCCCGAGGGGTATCGAGACGAGGTCGACCGCGTCATCGACGACATCTACGATCCGATCAACAACGGCGTCTACCGCGCCGGCTTCGCGGACACGCAGAGCGCCTACGACGACGCGGTCACCGACCTCTTCGACGCGCTCGACCACTGGGACGACGTGCTCGCGGACCAGCGCTATCTCGCCGGCGACCGCCTGACCGAGGCGGACGTCTGCATGTTCACGACCCTGGTCCGCTTCGACCAGGTGTACCACACCCACTTCATGTGCAACCGCCAGTTCATCCGAGAGTACGACAACCTCTGGCCGTATCTGCGGGACCTGTATCAGACCCCCGGTGTCGCCGAGACCGTGAACATGGACCACATCAAGGAACACTACTACACGACCCACCCCGACGTGAACCCCAAGCGCATCGTCGCCGTCGGCCCCGACCTCGACTTCGAGGCGGCTCACGACCGGGACGAACTGCCGGGCGAACCGCCGGCGGACCTGCTGGCGACGCACTGAGCGGACCGCGCGCTCGCCCGTATCGAACGCGTCATCTATCGATGTCCGGAACCGAGCCGTCGTTAGGACTCGGAGAGGATTATCTCCTCGGCCTCGTAGTCCTCGATGAACGAACCGGGTCCGCCGACCGTGACCGTCTCCTCGCCCGTATCGACGACGAGCGTGTGCTCGATCGGGTAGGCGTTGGTCTGTGGTTCGACGAGGCCCTGTCGCGTATCGACGACGGTCCCTTCGAGCGTCTCTACGTCGGTGTCGGCTTGCACCGGGTGGACCGACGCGGTGACGTGGACCGGGTCGTCGGCGCGCAGCCGGAGCGTCGCCTGTAACACCGGTTGGCGGAACCGACGGTAGGTGGCGGGTAGCTCGCGCGGTTCGGCGACGTACAGCTCCGTCGCCATCGGCCAGTAGTTGCCGAGGAAAGAGCCCGAGAGGACCGGCACGAGTTGCTCCTGTACGAACGCGATCGCCCGCTGGTCGGAGTTCGACCGTATGATCATATCGGCGGGCGCGACCAGCCCGAACTGGCCGTCGACGGTGAGGACGATCGGCATCTCCTGTTGCCACGATCGGGCGACCGAGGCCATCCCGGCCACGTCCTCGCTCTCGATGTCGGCCGCGTTGCTGACAACCAGCAGTGCCAGTACGCCACGGTCGACGGCCGCTTCGAGTTCGTCGGCTATCTCCGGGAGGTACTGCTGTGGGACCGACAGCATCACCTCGTCCGTCGCGTTCGAGATGTACTCCGTGAGCCGCTTGACGACGGTCACGCGGGACTTGATGACGTCGAACTGCTGGGCGCGCCGTTCGGTGTCGGAGTAGCGAGAGTCGAGCGCCGATTCCATCTCCGAGAGCTGACTCGTCAGCGATTCGATGACCTCCGACGGCGGACGTGCGCGGATCGTCGTCGGCACGATGTGGTCGTTGACCTCGACGAACCCGCGGTCTTCGAGCGATTCGCTGATGCTGTAGACGTATCGCTTGGAGACGCCGGTGTTGTCGGCGATCTCGCTGGCTTTCGCCTCGCCGTTCCGGAGGATCGAGAGATACGTGTCCACCTCCTTCTCCGAGAGTCCTAACTGCGTCAGTCGGTCCGCGAGCGTCGAATCGTCCATGTTATCCCATCATCACCGGTGTGGCAAGTAATTTCGTTTCGGTCTCCAGAGACGCGGTGCCGTCCGTATCGGTAG encodes the following:
- the hisE gene encoding phosphoribosyl-ATP diphosphatase, with translation MDDADDVIDDLFAVIEDRKENLPEDSYTTSLFTHEKGENAVLEKLGEETTELILAAKDDDREELAHESADIVYHLLVLLSMKGMDVEDLRAELSKRR
- the pdxT gene encoding pyridoxal 5'-phosphate synthase glutaminase subunit PdxT, with translation MTLRAGVLAVQGDVSEHADAIERVATAHGETAEVVEIREAGVVPDCDALLMPGGESTTISRLVHREGIDREIAAHVEAGKPVLATCAGLIVAASDAHDDRVETLNVLDVSVERNAFGRQKDSFEAPLSVTGLDDPFPAVFIRAPVIDYVGDDVEVLATWDDRPVAVRDGPVVGTSFHPELTEDPRIHDLAFFDSVET
- a CDS encoding PrsW family intramembrane metalloprotease — its product is MGKRRDPVASNADRSTDLYEIADWEVRSRLDRFAHWLYHTGIWALRGMVILIALVILVLQVAFGSLGALGVQPLFAGLAALSAVPALLLALYIWRADVTSSEPLTLLVGTFLLGVLFAGFAGLLNVTLGDPVQSIGSGFGLFEPAGLFFFFYLVVGPVEESVKLLAVRLYPYRDDRFDAVIDGAVYGAAAGLGFATIENALYIVQNTETVNGTIQAINAGSDIAAVRALAGPGHVIYSAFAGYYLGLAKFNPDDAGPIILKGLLIATLIHATYNALSGPVTVVLSEFYGVSQFTAFLGFVVVYDALFGLLLFRKLNAYRRAYQQAHQVTDSSPDEIEQAEFEP
- a CDS encoding riboflavin synthase yields the protein MFTGIVEATGEVREVVDDEDGRRVRIGAPFSDLEAGQSISVSGACLTVEAFADGEWFEVFLARETLDRTFFDRLTEGATVNLERAMPADGRFDGHIVQGHVDATAEIVGIERERGDWTFSFSLPDAQRDYLVEKGSITVDGISLTVAARRDDRFDVAIIPTTYEETTLSEKSVGDPVHLEVDVIAKYVEQLH
- a CDS encoding phosphoglycerate kinase, whose protein sequence is MTFQTLDDLEDGQRVLVRLDLNSPVEDGEVQDNRRFDRHAETISELVDRDFEVAVLAHQGRPGRDDFVSLSQHADILESHVDSPVDFVADTFGEDALSAIGELDGGDVLVLENTRMCDEELPEEEPEVKAETEFVQTLKDEFDAYVNDAYSAAHRSHASLVGFPLVMDAYAGRVMETEYEANTAIAEKEFDGQVTMVVGGTKATDVIDVMTHLDEKVDDFLLGGIAGELFLRAAGYPVGYDIDDANLYDEQWEQNSEKIESMLEDHRDQITLAVDLAYEDDDGSRAEQSVDDIDEKTVSYLDVGSETVMEYSPTIRESEAVFVKGALGMFEDERFSVGTAGVLEAIAETDCFSVVGGGDTSRAIEMYGMEEDEFGHVSIAGGAYIRALTGAELVGVEVLQR
- the gap gene encoding type I glyceraldehyde-3-phosphate dehydrogenase, translated to MSDPVRVGLNGFGRIGRNVFRASLENDDVEIVGINDVMDDDEIDYFAQYDTVMGNLPGANVEDGVLSVEGTDFEAGIFHETDPTELPWEDLDVDVAFEATGIFRTKEDASQHLEAGADKVLISAPPKGDEHVKQIVYGVNEDEYDGEDVVSNASCTTNSITPVAKVLDDEFGIESGQLTTVHAYTGSQNLMDGPNSKPRRRRAAAENIIPTSTGAAQAATEVLPDLEGKLDGMAIRVPVPNGSITEFVVDLNEEVTESDVNAAFEEAAEGDLEGVLGVTTEDVVSSDILGDPYSSQVDLQSTNVVNGMTKILTWYDNEYGFSSRMLDVAQHITEQ
- a CDS encoding Hsp20/alpha crystallin family protein; its protein translation is MRRDDDDPFDEFFREIERMMDEMMGAEGDVHIDRDGATGGSDLHVDVHETDEEIRVVADIPGIEKEAIDLKCDGNVLTIDADSHQREYHERLTLPSAVDEHSASATYNNGILEVTFDREEDSADIEL
- a CDS encoding ATP-grasp domain-containing protein; amino-acid sequence: MLDLAVTTREETFERMREPLAARDIAVGHVDVSERSLPLSTSPFAAYDVGFVYPSRIMEGAVADAMLGVPWVNDREAILRSRNKADVLTRLGRADVPVPETVLVSNPADEAALVAAFEQFDPPVVVKPNSTTRGVGVTTAHDLDSFLGIADYLDLVHDYRATGDQSFLVQEYLPDARDYRAMIVDGEYVGAVERRLSADARAGGRWKHNVHRGADAEGVELPDPLRELSERAADVLDISYLGVDLLVTDDRAVVNETNARPTIDSATKYEEGFWDRLAELIRATATA
- a CDS encoding 50S ribosomal protein L16, whose amino-acid sequence is MSDKPASMYRDIDKPAYTRREYITGIPGSKIAQHEMGQKQTDTDDYPVQISLIVEESVQLRHGSLEASRLSANRHLIKELGEDGDYKMTLRKFPHQVLRENKQATGAGADRVSDGMRAAFGKIVGTAARVQAGEQLFTAYCHVEDAEHVKEAFRRAYNKITPSCRIKVERGAEQLVS
- a CDS encoding glutathione S-transferase family protein, whose product is MNMLVDGEWQTDAYESTNDDGEFDRQETTFRDRIEDDPDARFQPEAGRYHLYVSYACPWAHRTLLVRRLKGLEDAISVDVVDPYRDEDGWQFTPEKEGCTEDSLYGSDYLRELYVRADDDVTCRVTVPVLWDKQEETIVNNESEEILRMLDTEFDSVAETDADLYPEGYRDEVDRVIDDIYDPINNGVYRAGFADTQSAYDDAVTDLFDALDHWDDVLADQRYLAGDRLTEADVCMFTTLVRFDQVYHTHFMCNRQFIREYDNLWPYLRDLYQTPGVAETVNMDHIKEHYYTTHPDVNPKRIVAVGPDLDFEAAHDRDELPGEPPADLLATH
- a CDS encoding TrmB family transcriptional regulator; translation: MDDSTLADRLTQLGLSEKEVDTYLSILRNGEAKASEIADNTGVSKRYVYSISESLEDRGFVEVNDHIVPTTIRARPPSEVIESLTSQLSEMESALDSRYSDTERRAQQFDVIKSRVTVVKRLTEYISNATDEVMLSVPQQYLPEIADELEAAVDRGVLALLVVSNAADIESEDVAGMASVARSWQQEMPIVLTVDGQFGLVAPADMIIRSNSDQRAIAFVQEQLVPVLSGSFLGNYWPMATELYVAEPRELPATYRRFRQPVLQATLRLRADDPVHVTASVHPVQADTDVETLEGTVVDTRQGLVEPQTNAYPIEHTLVVDTGEETVTVGGPGSFIEDYEAEEIILSES